Sequence from the Segatella copri genome:
TCGAGGTTCAGACTGTTTGCCTTGAACTCACCGGTGCCACGGGCACGAAGCTTCAGTCCGGCAATGTTCTTGGTGATGCTGAACTCCTTCTCGGAGGCAGCACCTTCCTTGTTCTTGATGCCGATGCTGAAAATGGCGAGGTCGGGAATCTTCACGGCGATACCCTGCAGAACCAGTTCTCTTACGCAGCTCACCATGTCGGTGAGCATACCCTTGATGGCTCCCTTTGAGAACGGGGTGTTGTGACTTTCCATGTGCTCTGCGAGTTCATCAAGACCATAGGTCTGGGTGATTACAGGGTAGGCGAAAAACTTGCCGTTAGCGGCGCTCAACTTCTCGTTGACATACTTCTTCAATGTGTACAGAATCATAGTGTCTTCATTTTTAAGGTTAATAAATTGTGTTTGTGTAGTAGGGGGCGCTGCGCATTGCCTCTTGGTGGTATGAGATGTTATCTCTGAACCACAATGCAAAGATACGAAATCGGTGAGGGGTCAACTCACAGTTGCTCATACTTGCTCATGTTTTATCATACTTTTTCATAGATTCTTTTTTTCTGGAGTTTATAAGCCCATTATAATCAATCATCATTTGCTTGAATCTTGCAAAAACAAGTAAGTCTTCAAAAGCTATGGATGGCAGTCTCCTTATCGCACTTTTAAGGGGTGATGTGCAATATAATAACAGTTTTTTATCAAGCTGCTAAATAAACTTAAAAATCACAGTGTTTATGCGGAATAGTGATGTATTATAATTACCTTTGTAATTAAATATGCATCTGCATATGGCAAATAATAGACTGATAAAATGACAACAGACAATAAAGACAACAAACTCTCAATAGGAAGTAGCGATTATGCTGAGATACTGCGACACGCTGTCGCAGTAATTGAGCATGCACGGACAGAAATAGCCCGACATGTCAATGGCTACGTATCTACCGCCTATTGGGAGATTGGTCAAATGCTTCATGAGCGCAAGATTGAAAGTGGGTATGGTGACAGCGTTGTAAGAAGATTGTCAGCAGACCTGAAAGAACGATACCCGAAGATGGGTGTTTCACCACGTCAACTTTGGAACATGAAGAAATTTTATGAACGTTACGCGGGACATGATGAAAAAGTGCTACGCTCCGTAGCACTTTTGCCGTGGTCGCACAATCTGCTACTGCTGAGCAAGGGATTTAATGATGAAGCCACGCTATAGGGAAAGCCTATCGGAGTGGCGGATTATCAGTTGATAGTACCGAAAGAAAAATTACAGAAAGTCCTTGCTGATGAGATTAAGGCATTTAGTGAGGAGAAAGAAAACAAAGAAACATTATAATATGGACATTCAAAGAATAAATCTGCATACATCCGCTTTCAACGAGATAACGCATTACATTGAGAGGTGATAAATTATGGCAAAGAAATTTGAAATACGAAACAGTACGGCGGAATTCCTGACTTTCGTGGCAGAAGGTAAGGAGCAAGGCGTACAAGTGTTATATAAAGACGAAACGGTATGGGCTACTCAAAAGGCTATGGCACAGCTTTTTGACTGTTCAACAGATAATATCGGATTGCATCTTAAAAACATCTTCAAGAGTGGAGAACTTGTTGAAGATTCAGTTACCGAGAAAAACTCGGCAACTGCCGCAGATGGTAAGAATTACATGACAAAATTCTACAACCTCGATGCAATCATTTCCGTGGGCTATCGTGTCAACTCCATTCGTGCCACTCAGTTCCGCCAATGGTGCACCTATGTCATCAGGCAGTTCTCTTTGCGTGGCTACATCATTGACAAGAAGCGTATGGAGAACGGCTCGTTCATTGGGGAGGACTATTTTGAGCATTTGTTAGCTGAAATACGTGAGATTAGATTGAGTGAACGAAGATTTTACCAAAAGCTCACGGATATATATGCTACAGCTGTTGATTACAACAAAGATGCACCTACCACACGTTTGTTTTATAAAAAAGTTCAGAATAAGATGCATTATGCAGTGCATGGGCATACCGCAGCAGAACTTATAGTGGAAAGAGCCAATGCAGAGAAAGAGCATATGGGACTGACCACTTGGGAGAATGCACCTGATGGTAAAATCGTCAAGCCTGATGTCAGTATTGCCAAAAACTATCTCAAACAAGTGGAACTTGAAGATATGGGGAAACTTGTCAATTCAGTACTTGATTTAGCTGAACGTATGGCAAATCGACATATACCAATGACTATGGAAGATTGGGCAAAGCGTATTGATATTATTCTTGAAGCTGGAGGTGATGCCGTATTACATGATTCTGGAAAGGTTTCTGCTGAATTTGCCAAGAGCTTTGCTGAGTCAGAGTTTGAAAAGTACCGTGTGATACAAGACAAACTATTCAGCTCAGATTTTGATAGATTCGATTCTTCTTTACCGTTTGACGATGATAAGAATTGAAAGCCAAAGAGGGATGAGGTGGTCTCAAATCACCCCATCTTTCGCTTACTTGTCTATGTATGATGTAATTAAGGTTTCGCAAGTTTTGCCCTTTCAAGGCGTGTGGGGCTAACTTATGAAAGTTCAGTTGATAATATAGCGAAATACTCAATTATTTGTATGTTTTGTAAACTTTTTAAGAACATTTTCCCTTTTTCTAAAATTATTTTCTTACTTTTGCAAGCGTATTCATTATAATAATGTATAGCAAAGAAAGTAAACATAAGATAAGAAACGTATGGATTCATTATTTCTACTTCAGTTTGCATGTTTCATATTCATGCTCATCAATGCCATCTTCGTGGCACTCTCTCATCTGTATGTAAGATGGGTGAACAAGCGGTATGAGCGTTCCCGCTGGATGGTCGTTTTCGCCATGATAGGACTGGCGATACAGTATGTGATACAGATGGCTTTCGGATTCCGTGCTGCCGACGACATTCTCGGGGCGGTCGTCAACATCCTCATCTATACCCCCCTGCTTCTCGCTCATCGCCATGGCCATCTATAACATAGAGACCACACGTGCCAACCGCAGGAAGATGAACCTTGTATGTGGCGGCATTAACGCAGCCACCCTCCTGGTCTTCCTGGTGGGCATCAGTCTCCATCACAGCCTTTATATCAAGGAAGGACTTTATATGATGCTTGCCCTGTTCTGCATGAGTGTAGCCTACAGCATATCCATGATCGTGCGCGAGATGATCAGGCGCAAGAAGATGTTGGAGACAATGGCAGCTACCGATATGTTGCCCTACGTGAGATATTCACGTGCCAGTGTCTTCATTCTGTTCCTTTCATCTCTCACCATGCCGGTAGTTATCTTTTCCACCACCTTACTGTTTATCATAGGTCCGTTTGTATTGCTTGCCCTGCTGTTCTTCAATCTTACGTTTATCTCTCTCGGTAGCAACTATATCCCTACCGAAGAACTCCTGGACAAGGAAGAGGAATACAATGACTTGGCTAGGACTGGATACAGGTATGGGGGGGGCATCTTCTGCCAAGCAGCATGACTCCGCTGACAGTAGTACAGAATCTTTACATCCGCTTTCCGATGAGCACAGAGATTTCATCCAGAAGAGTCTTGATGACTGGTGCGCCAATTCGGGCTATAAGGACTGTAATGTAAACATGCTTACCCTCTCCCGAACCCTTTCCATCCCCAAGGATGAGTTATCAGTATACTTCGACCAGTATCTGAAAACCACATTCAGAATATGGCTCGGTGATATACGTTTCAATGCGGCAAAGAAGATGATATTGGAATGCCCAGACTATAGTAATGACATCGTTTCTGCCGAATGTGGCTTCTCAGCCCGAACCTATCTATACCGCATTTTCAAGACAAAGGAAGGTTGTACTCCTACCGAATGGCGGGAGAAAATGGCTCCTAATGTAGCCGCAGATGATAAAAAGCAGGACTAACCATTTTTCGATAAATACCAGGAAAACGCATCACTAAAGGGAATAAATCGTTAAAAAGGGTGTCTACTTCCTACGAAGTAGACACCTAAAACATAGGAAGTAGACACATAGACAGGGGAAGTAGACACCTTTTTCCGAAGAAAAACACTATCTTTGCGCCATGGAAAATATAATAGAGACTTTCATGAAAGAGAAACAGGCTATTTTTATAGTGGCATTGTGTCTTCTGTTGCTCGCCATAGTCATGGGCTATGCCATGGTTCAAGACTACAGGATATATCTTGATGAAAACTACAAGGCTCGCTACAGCTTCTGTGATTTCATCAAGAGGGAGAGATACTATATCTATCTGTTTCTCGTACTGACTTTCGTCATCATCCTGGGAATGACAGTATATATAATGGCTATGAGAGGATATATGTAAGAAAGTAGAATAATAATAAAAAAAATTACTGATATGAATAATAAAAAATCTACAATTTCTAAACAATGGTCTTACATAACTGACCTTGTTTCAACTAATGCAGTAAAGAGTCGCAGACTCTCTCTGCTTATGTTGATGTTGCTCACGTTGTTGTTTGTGCCTACACGTGTGGTGGCGCAGATAGATTACGACACGTCTGTAAAGTTTAAAGCCTTAGCAGGTAACCCTGAAGGCATCGTTGGTATGACTTACACTAATCTCTTTGATGGCCAAAAGACACGAGGTAATTTCTCCATGTGGTGCTGTGGCTTTATTAATGGCAGTAGCAGTGCCTATGTCATCTTCGAAGCCAGCAAGGCAGGAGTGCCTGTGGGCTACACCATCACAACGGGTGATGACAATGCAAGTATGAAAGGTCGCAATCCGTTGTCATGGAAGCTCTATGGTAACAACGAAGGCAAAGATGGTAATTGGAAGCTCATTCAGGAGATAAGCAACGACGAGAAGCTCGAGGATAAGAACTATGCTTCGTACGACTTCAAATGCGAAGGTTCTACTTATTATAAATATTTTAAATGGGAAATCACGGCTATTCATAGCGGAAAAACATTGCAGGTAGGCGAGTTTGAACTCAAGCTCAAAACAACCTGTTCGCACAAGAATGCCGATGGTTCGTCTGCCCTTGGCAAAGCTATCGAAACCATTGAGGCTACTTGCGTAGAGCATGGCTATACCACACACGAATGCTCTATTTGTCATTCCATAGTAAAAGTAGATAATAATGATGAGCTAAAGAAGCACACACCCACCCATCATGTGCAGATAGATGCTACATGTACAGCAACTGGTAAAATAGAATACTGGCAGTGCAGTGTGTGCAAAAAACTCTTCAGCGACGCTAATGCTACTACTGAGATTACGGATGCTGCCAGTCTTGATATTCCCGCAAAAGGTCATAAATACAATAGCGAAGGCACCTGTACTGTATGTGGTGTAGTAAACCATCGCTGTGCTTTGTTCGATAACCTGGATGGTATAACCAATGTTACCATTACTGACAATGATGCCAGATATCCTTGGCAGATGCTGAACTTGGAAGCAGATGGAATGAAAAATCTTGGCTTCGATATTCCAAAAGGAAGCAAAGGATTGATGTCGGATAATTATGATCAGGAATCTACTACATCAAGGACTGTAGTCACGTTCACAGTAGAAAAGCTTATATTATTGACGTTTAAGTATCTCGTTTCTTCAGAAGAAGATGATAAAGCCACTATTACTTTAGATAGTAAAACGTATGGGACGATTAGCGGAATTAAGGAAATAGAGATTAAAGCATTATTATCTGCTGGCAAGCATTCTTTGAATTTGTCTTACGAGAAAGACCGTATGTATAAGAAAGGTGCTGACCGCGCATTCATATACAATCTGAAAACAGCAACCACTATTTCTGACTATGTAGCCCAGTACGATGATACGAACACTACATTGACTTTCAAGAAAGTTACTGATGCCAATATATCAGATATAGTAAACAACAGTGTCATTGTAGACCAATATAATAATGTGAAAGAAATTTGCACAACTTTAGGAAATGTTACTATCAAGAATATCGTTTTCGATGAGAGTTTCAAGACATACGCTCCTACATCGTTGAAAGATTTCTTTAAGAACTGCACAGCATTGGAAACAATTTCAAACATTGAAAATTTGAATACAGCGAATGTGACGAATATGACAAGCATGTTCGACAACTGTCAGAACCTCTCTTCGCTCAATCTCTCTAAATTCAACACAGAGAATGTGACGAATATGTCATACATGTTCGACAACTGTCAGAACCTCTCTTCGCTCGATCTCTCTAAATTCAACACAGCGAAAGTGACGAATATGTACGCTATGTTCACTCACTGTCAGAACCTCTCTTCGCTCGACCTCTCTAAATTCAACACAGCGAATGTGACGGATATGTCATGGATGTTCTCTGACTGTCAGCTCTCTTCGCTCGACCTCTCTAATTTCAACACAGAGAAAGTGAGGGAGATGTATAACATGTTCAGTTTCTGTCAGAAACTCTCTTCGCTCAACCTCACTAATTTCAACACAGAGAAAGTGACGAATATGGACTATATGTTCAATGGCTGCTCCGATCTCACAACAATCTACGCCAGCGATAAGTTTATAATAGCCGAGTTCAATAATGGTTATAAAATGTTCTATGGTTGTAAATTGCTCAAGGGTGCTCTTCCAAAGTATGACGAAAATTTGACAAGCAGCGATTACGCCAACTACGTGAATGGCTACTTCACAAAGCTGGTAGGCAAGAATGGTGAGGAGAAGATAGGAGCTGTAGGAGACATACTTACTGCGGATAATCTTACTCTTGACGACAACAAGGACTTCGTGGTTTACGAACCGTTCACAGCTAAAGCCGCCTCTTATAGCCGCGAGATGAAGACTGGCACAACATGGGCTACTCTCTGTCTGCCTTTCGAAGTATCGCTCGAAAATAAGGACTTCCGTGCCTTTAAGCTGCTTTCGGCTAACGAGGGAACTAATACTGTGGAACTCGAAGAGATTACGACAAGCATCGCAGCAGGTACTCCTGTCATCATCAAAATGAACGAAGGAGCCACCGAGCTCAACTTCTCTGTTGACAACAAGGAGATTGCAAAAGAAGTAAATACCTCAGAGACAGAAAACGGTAGCTATCAACTCCAGGGCATCTATACAAAGAAGGTGTTCGACAAGGATGCCGACAACAACTGCTACATCGTGAAGGGCGACAAGCTGATGAACCCTGCCAAACTGTTGGAGAATACCAATAATAAGACTGTTGGCAGCAAGCCGTTCCGTGCTTACATGGTAGACAACTCTACTGCTACTGCCGCTGGTGCCAAGATGTTCAGCATCGCCATCGGTGGCGGTACTACAGCCATCGACAGCCTCAACACTATTGCTGACGACAATGCCACATACTACGACCTGCAGGGCAATCGCCTCAACGCTCCTCAGAAGGGTATCAACATCGTGAAGCGTGGCAGCAAGACAATGAAAGTTATCATCAAATAAAAAACTGAGAATTATGAAAAATAAAGAATATGTAAAGCCAGAGATGAATGTCTACCAAATGGAGACTCCATCTATCCTCGCTGGCTCTGTAATAGAGAAAGCAAAGGAAGAGGATTATAACGAAGATGCTGTTAGCAACTATCGCGATCCAAGTGGCAGCATTTGGGCTGATTAAAAGAAGTCTCACCCCTCCCCCTGCCATAGATGGCTGTTGGGAGGGCGTTTTTGGTATGCTCGGCTATGCTACATTGACGGGTTCATACCCCGAAAGGTACCCAAAATAGAAACCGCATGTACGGTGGTGTGAGAGGTCGGAAAACGAAAGTAGGAGAATAACTACTTCGTTTTCCTCCTACTCGATTATGGTGCGAGCTATAATAAACGCAATTTGGACTACTACAAGCGTTTCTATCTCCTTTTCCCTGACATACAGATTGTGAACACATGTGTTCACAATCTTAGTTGGTCGCATATACGCCGCATACTTTCTGTTTCAGACCCCAATGCCAGACTTTGGTATTTGAAAACCGCAGATAAAGACATGTGGAGTTTTCGTGCGCTTGATCGTAACATATCCACACAATACTATGAGCGTAGATTGGCTGCGCAACGTGAGAAATCGGCACTGCCGGTAGATATGGAAAACTCAACCGACCCATTGGAATATATCAAAAATCCAATGATGGCAGAGTTCATGGGGTTTCATCGTGATGCTGATTATAACGAAAGCGATTTTGAAAAAGCTTTAATTGACAACCTTGAAAAGTTCATCATGGAACTTGGACGAGGCTTTGCCTTTGTTGAGCGTCAACAGCACATAGTTACTGATACGGACGATTTTTATATTGATTTGGTATTCTACAACTATCGCATGAAGCGTTTTGTCATCTTTGAGCTAAAGACACATAAACTCACACACCAAGATATAGGTCAACTTGATATGTATGTACGAATGTATGACGACCTTATCAAAGGTGCTGATGACGCTCCTACTATTGGAGTGCTGCTTTGCACAGATACCGACAATACGATAGCACGTTATTCTGTACTTCACGACAACAATCAGTTGTTTGCAGCCAAGTATATGACTTATATGCCAACAGAAGAAGAACTGCGCAATGAAATTGAACAACAAAAACGTTTCTTTATGGAGCAGCATGGTTCTCGTAATTTATAAGAACTCAAGCTTTGCAAGTTTAGCCCCACACGCCCTGTAAGGGGCGTGCTGCTTCTGGGAGCTTTTGGGCCTTCAGGGCGTGTAGGGCAAAACTTGCGAAACTTGAATAATTCAATATTATTCGTGTTCAATGCTACCCCCAAACTTAGCTTCCCATTCCTCTATCGTCGGCATAGTTCCTTCTAATTTTTCAGGATAGAATTTTTCTAGATCGTACTCAGAAATAGCTATGGGTTGGCTGCTTGATTCCAGGGCATATTGTGCCTGGATACGGTCTTTCTCCTTGCAAATAAGTAAACCTATAGTAGGATTGTCACGCCCCTCTTTGCGAAGAAGGTGGTTACAAGCTACTACATAACCACCAAGTTGCCCGACAT
This genomic interval carries:
- a CDS encoding DNA-binding protein, whose product is MILYTLKKYVNEKLSAANGKFFAYPVITQTYGLDELAEHMESHNTPFSKGAIKGMLTDMVSCVRELVLQGIAVKIPDLAIFSIGIKNKEGAASEKEFSITKNIAGLKLRARGTGEFKANSLNLDASLKKATAVTGDVTPPDGGKDNAGDTTQGGGTNQGGDSTQTGGSGNTGSSGSDGSDGLE
- a CDS encoding DUF1016 N-terminal domain-containing protein, translating into MTTDNKDNKLSIGSSDYAEILRHAVAVIEHARTEIARHVNGYVSTAYWEIGQMLHERKIESGYGDSVVRRLSADLKERYPKMGVSPRQLWNMKKFYERYAGHDEKVLRSVALLPWSHNLLLLSKGFNDEATL
- a CDS encoding PDDEXK nuclease domain-containing protein: MDYYKRFYLLFPDIQIVNTCVHNLSWSHIRRILSVSDPNARLWYLKTADKDMWSFRALDRNISTQYYERRLAAQREKSALPVDMENSTDPLEYIKNPMMAEFMGFHRDADYNESDFEKALIDNLEKFIMELGRGFAFVERQQHIVTDTDDFYIDLVFYNYRMKRFVIFELKTHKLTHQDIGQLDMYVRMYDDLIKGADDAPTIGVLLCTDTDNTIARYSVLHDNNQLFAAKYMTYMPTEEELRNEIEQQKRFFMEQHGSRNL
- a CDS encoding helix-turn-helix domain-containing protein, producing the protein MGGASSAKQHDSADSSTESLHPLSDEHRDFIQKSLDDWCANSGYKDCNVNMLTLSRTLSIPKDELSVYFDQYLKTTFRIWLGDIRFNAAKKMILECPDYSNDIVSAECGFSARTYLYRIFKTKEGCTPTEWREKMAPNVAADDKKQD
- a CDS encoding BspA family leucine-rich repeat surface protein — translated: MNNKKSTISKQWSYITDLVSTNAVKSRRLSLLMLMLLTLLFVPTRVVAQIDYDTSVKFKALAGNPEGIVGMTYTNLFDGQKTRGNFSMWCCGFINGSSSAYVIFEASKAGVPVGYTITTGDDNASMKGRNPLSWKLYGNNEGKDGNWKLIQEISNDEKLEDKNYASYDFKCEGSTYYKYFKWEITAIHSGKTLQVGEFELKLKTTCSHKNADGSSALGKAIETIEATCVEHGYTTHECSICHSIVKVDNNDELKKHTPTHHVQIDATCTATGKIEYWQCSVCKKLFSDANATTEITDAASLDIPAKGHKYNSEGTCTVCGVVNHRCALFDNLDGITNVTITDNDARYPWQMLNLEADGMKNLGFDIPKGSKGLMSDNYDQESTTSRTVVTFTVEKLILLTFKYLVSSEEDDKATITLDSKTYGTISGIKEIEIKALLSAGKHSLNLSYEKDRMYKKGADRAFIYNLKTATTISDYVAQYDDTNTTLTFKKVTDANISDIVNNSVIVDQYNNVKEICTTLGNVTIKNIVFDESFKTYAPTSLKDFFKNCTALETISNIENLNTANVTNMTSMFDNCQNLSSLNLSKFNTENVTNMSYMFDNCQNLSSLDLSKFNTAKVTNMYAMFTHCQNLSSLDLSKFNTANVTDMSWMFSDCQLSSLDLSNFNTEKVREMYNMFSFCQKLSSLNLTNFNTEKVTNMDYMFNGCSDLTTIYASDKFIIAEFNNGYKMFYGCKLLKGALPKYDENLTSSDYANYVNGYFTKLVGKNGEEKIGAVGDILTADNLTLDDNKDFVVYEPFTAKAASYSREMKTGTTWATLCLPFEVSLENKDFRAFKLLSANEGTNTVELEEITTSIAAGTPVIIKMNEGATELNFSVDNKEIAKEVNTSETENGSYQLQGIYTKKVFDKDADNNCYIVKGDKLMNPAKLLENTNNKTVGSKPFRAYMVDNSTATAAGAKMFSIAIGGGTTAIDSLNTIADDNATYYDLQGNRLNAPQKGINIVKRGSKTMKVIIK
- a CDS encoding virulence RhuM family protein; protein product: MAKKFEIRNSTAEFLTFVAEGKEQGVQVLYKDETVWATQKAMAQLFDCSTDNIGLHLKNIFKSGELVEDSVTEKNSATAADGKNYMTKFYNLDAIISVGYRVNSIRATQFRQWCTYVIRQFSLRGYIIDKKRMENGSFIGEDYFEHLLAEIREIRLSERRFYQKLTDIYATAVDYNKDAPTTRLFYKKVQNKMHYAVHGHTAAELIVERANAEKEHMGLTTWENAPDGKIVKPDVSIAKNYLKQVELEDMGKLVNSVLDLAERMANRHIPMTMEDWAKRIDIILEAGGDAVLHDSGKVSAEFAKSFAESEFEKYRVIQDKLFSSDFDRFDSSLPFDDDKN